Proteins encoded by one window of Glycine soja cultivar W05 chromosome 15, ASM419377v2, whole genome shotgun sequence:
- the LOC114388317 gene encoding receptor-like protein kinase HERK 1 has product MTDWRNIGFFICVLSIFPLVCFCATFVPVDNYLIDCGATTSTSVGTRNFIADNKDLLSTQKDIVATTSSKSATSSSDDSSLYQTARVFTASSKYTFKINQKGRHWIRLYFLPFAYEKYNLRAADFTVSTQNHVLFRSLNMQKDPVMKEYSVNVTSDSLVLTFAPSGSSIAFVNAIEVVSVPDDLIVDDGFALDPSVTSSGLVTQALETVWRVNMGGPTVTPINDTLQRTWVPDQSFLLQSNLASFSSNIKGVKYENHGQATENTAPPTVYGTLTQMNSTYDPRNIFNVTWQFDVSPGFQYLVRLHFCDVVSKALNELYFNAYVDSKLAASSADPSTTSNNALGVPYYRDLVTAVAVSKTLRVSIGPSEVNKEYPNAILNGLEIMKMNNSMGSLIPGAVAITSGSSSKKTGMIVGVSVGVVGAVVLAGVFFVLCRKRRRLAQRQSKTWVPLSINDGTTFHTMGSKYSNGTTLSAASNFEYRVPFVAVQEATNNFDESWVIGIGGFGKVYKGELSDGTKVAVKRGNPRSQQGLAEFQTEIEMLSQFRHRHLVSLIGYCDERNEMILIYEYMEKGTLKGHLYGSGLPSLSWKERLEICIGAARGLHYLHTGYAKAVIHRDVKSANILLDENLMAKVADFGLSKTGPEIDQTHVSTAVKGSFGYLDPEYFRRQQLTEKSDVYSFGVVLFEVLCARPVIDPTLPREMVNLAEWAMKWQKKGQLEQIIDQTLAGKIRPDSLRKFGETAEKCLADYGVDRSSMGDVLWNLEYALQLQEAVVQGDPEENSTNMIGELSPQVNNFNQDASASVTQFAGSSLDDLSGVSMSRVFSQLVKSEGR; this is encoded by the coding sequence ATGACTGATTGGAGAAATATTGGTTTCTTTATATGTGTTTTATCAATCTTTCCGCTTGTATGCTTCTGTGCCACCTTTGTTCCAGTAGATAATTATCTTATAGACTGTGGAGCAACTACGAGTACTTCAGTAGGTACACGCAATTTCATAGCAGATAACAAGGATCTCCTTTCCACACAAAAAGATATTGTTGCCACTACCTCCTCAAAATCAGCTACTTCTTCCTCTGATGATTCATCGCTCTATCAAACTGCAAGAGTCTTCACTGCTTCCTCGAAGtacacttttaaaattaatcaaaaggGGAGGCACTGGATCCGTCTCTATTTCCTTCCATTCGCTTATGAAAAGTACAATTTGCGTGCTGCAGATTTCACTGTTTCCACCCAAAACCATGTCCTTTTCAGAAGCCTCAACATGCAGAAAGATCCTGTGATGAAGGAGTACTCAGTGAATGTGACCTCCGACTCCCTTGTTCTTACCTTTGCCCCTTCAGGAAGTTCCATTGCTTTTGTGAATGCCATTGAAGTTGTTTCTGTCCCTGATGACCTAATTGTTGATGATGGTTTTGCCTTAGATCCATCAGTAACCTCTTCTGGGTTGGTGACACAAGCACTTGAGACAGTTTGGAGGGTTAACATGGGTGGTCCTACTGTGACCCCTATAAATGACACCCTTCAAAGAACTTGGGTTCCTGATCAAAGTTTCCTTTTGCAATCCAACCTTGCCTCATTTTCTTCCAATATTAAGGGTGTTAAGTATGAGAACCATGGGCAAGCAACAGAAAACACTGCTCCGCCTACCGTTTATGGGACTCTCACACAGATGAACTCGACCTATGATCCCCGTAATATTTTCAATGTAACATGGCAGTTTGATGTAAGTCCCGGATTTCAGTACCTTGTTCGACTTCACTTCTGTGATGTAGTCAGTAAAGCTCTCAATGAACTCTACTTCAATGCTTATGTTGACTCCAAACTGGCTGCTTCAAGTGCTGATCCCAGTACTACTAGCAATAATGCTTTGGGTGTTCCATACTATAGGGATCTGGTTACAGCCGTGGCTGTCAGCAAAACACTTCGCGTAAGTATTGGCCCTTCTGAGGTAAATAAGGAGTACCCTAATGCCATTTTGAATGGGTTGGAGATCATGAAAATGAACAATTCTATGGGCAGTCTTATCCCAGGAGCTGTGGCTATTACTTCTGGCTCAAGTTCTAAAAAAACTGGCATGATTGTGGGTGTGAGTGTTGGGGTAGTTGGTGCAGTTGTCTTGGCTGGAGTTTTCTTTGTACTGTGCAGGAAAAGAAGAAGGTTGGCACAAAGGCAGTCAAAGACATGGGTTCCTTTATCCATCAATGATGGAACTACTTTTCATACCATGGGAAGTAAATATTCTAACGGCACAACACTGAGTGCTGCTTCAAACTTTGAGTACCGAGTCCCTTTTGTGGCGGTTCAGGAGGCTACAAATAATTTTGATGAGAGTTGGGTTATTGGCATTGGTGGTTTTGGTAAAGTGTACAAGGGAGAGTTAAGTGATGGCACAAAAGTGGCAGTCAAGAGGGGGAATCCACGATCACAGCAGGGGCTTGCAGAGTTCCAAACTGAAATTGAAATGCTTTCTCAATTCCGTCATCGCCATCTAGTGTCTTTGATTGGTTATTGTGATGAAAGGAATGAAATGATCTTGATATATGAATATATGGAGAAGGGTACTCTCAAGGGTCATTTATATGGTTCAGGTCTGCCAAGCTTAAGCTGGAAGGAGAGGCTTGAGATATGCATTGGAGCAGCTAGAGGGCTTCATTACCTTCACACTGGCTATGCTAAAGCAGTTATTCACCGCGATGTGAAGTCTGCAAATATCCTACTTGATGAGAACCTGATGGCTAAAGTTGCTGATTTTGGATTATCAAAGACGGGGCCTGAAATTGACCAGACACATGTTAGCACAGCTGTTAAAGGTAGTTTTGGGTACCTTGATCCGGAGTATTTTAGGAGGCAACAACTAACAGAAAAGTCAGATGTATATTCATTTGGGGTAGTTCTGTTTGAAGTTCTTTGTGCAAGGCCTGTCATAGATCCAACACTTCCTAGAGAAATGGTAAACTTGGCAGAATGGGCGATGAAATGGCAGAAGAAAGGACAGTTGGAGCAAATCATAGATCAAACACTTGCAGGCAAAATAAGACCAGATTCTCTAAGGAAGTTTGGAGAAACTGCTGAGAAATGCTTGGCTGACTATGGTGTGGACAGGTCTTCTATGGGAGATGTCTTGTGGAATTTGGAGTATGCTCTCCAACTTCAAGAGGCCGTGGTTCAAGGTGATCCTGAAGAAAACAGCACCAATATGATTGGAGAACTCTCTCCACAAGTCAATAATTTCAACCAGGATGCAAGTGCTTCTGTTACACAATTTGCTGGCTCAAGCCTCGATGATCTGTCTGGTGTTTCTATGAGTAGGGTGTTCTCACAGTTGGTGAAGTCTGAGGGTAGATAG
- the LOC114386361 gene encoding histone H4-like, whose protein sequence is MPLPSYKTHPHPNLNPESYHNTNTDFDLIRFDSVEVLSSSKMSGRGKGGKGLGKGGAKRHRKVLRDNIQGITKPAIRRLARRGGVKRISGLIYEETRGVLKIFLENVIRDAVTYTEHARRKTVTAMDVVYALKRQGRTLYGFGG, encoded by the exons ATGCCCTTGCCTTCCTATAAAACGCATCCGCATCCGAACCTGAATCCTGAATCCTATCACAACACTAACACAG attttgatttgattcgaTTCGATTCAGTCGAGGTTTTAAGCAGCAGCAAGATGTCTGGGCGTGGAAAGGGAGGAAAGGGATTGGGAAAAGGAGGAGCAAAACGACATCGTAAGGTTCTCCGCGACAACATTCAGGGAATTACGAAGCCAGCGATTCGTCGTTTGGCTCGCAGGGGTGGCGTGAAGCGTATCAGCGGTTTGATCTACGAGGAGACTCGCGGTGTTCTCAAGATCTTCTTGGAGAATGTCATCCGTGACGCCGTTACTTACACGGAGCACGCTAGGAGGAAGACCGTTACGGCTATGGACGTTGTTTATGCGCTTAAGAGGCAGGGAAGGACCCTCTACGGATTTGGTGGTTAG
- the LOC114387025 gene encoding ruBisCO-associated protein-like gives MTPWAGQFLAQHPNCNSIYWSLGTMLSIFRQYTFDDSFSQVFVSAKFLKEYQIALTFASDYDDEGAPTNGVFRPTWDLSKVTPESIARFKDKNPNVDIKVFISIGNRGTQHPFKPLNNKTWIDNATESLTHLIKNEDYNLHVDGIDVLYEHIDASPGDFIECVGQLIRNLKEKGVVSEASISPSFALNEEYYPLLYSAVSFFVDWVDYQFQSELKPVFDPTTLVKRYNELTKLYPRRKLFAGYSAENEDWATLSPIVFFLGGMDILKKRKAPGVSIHYHNYYADAPNKD, from the coding sequence ATGACACCTTGGGCTGGGCAATTTCTGGCACAACACCCAAATTGCAATTCCATATATTGGTCTCTTGGCACAATGTTGTCGATTTTCCGGCAATACACGTTCGACGACTCGTTCTCGCAAGTGTTTGTGTCGGCGAAATTCCTGAAGGAGTACCAGATCGCCCTGACCTTCGCCAGCGACTACGACGACGAGGGTGCCCCCACCAACGGCGTTTTCCGACCGACCTGGGACCTGAGCAAGGTCACCCCCGAATCCATCGCGCGCTTCAAGGACAAGAACCCCAACGTTGACATCAAAGTCTTCATCAGCATCGGCAACCGCGGCACCCAACACCCCTTCAAACCCTTAAACAACAAAACCTGGATCGACAACGCCACCGAGTCCCTCACGCACCTCATCAAGAACGAAGACTACAACCTCCACGTGGACGGCATCGACGTGCTTTACGAGCACATCGATGCCTCCCCCGGTGACTTTATCGAGTGCGTGGGACAGCTCATAAGGAACCTCAAAGAAAAGGGCGTAGTGAGCGAGGCTTCTATTTCTCCCTCGTTTGCTCTGAACGAAGAATATTATCCCTTGTTGTACAGCGCTGTGTCCTTCTTCGTTGACTGGGTCGATTACCAGTTCCAAAGCGAGCTCAAACCAGTGTTCGACCCAACCACGTTGGTGAAGCGCTACAATGAACTAACCAAGCTTTATCCCAGAAGAAAACTCTTTGCTGGCTACAGCGCCGAGAACGAGGACTGGGCCACTCTGTCGCCGATCGTCTTCTTTCTCGGTGGCATGGACATTCTCAAGAAGAGAAAGGCTCCTGGAGTTTCCATTCATTACCATAATTACTATGCAGATGCTCCCAATAAGGACTGA